In the genome of Brachypodium distachyon strain Bd21 chromosome 3, Brachypodium_distachyon_v3.0, whole genome shotgun sequence, the window GCCTTGCCTAGGACAGCGCGAAGACGGCGGTGGGCGGTGGAGCTCCGGTGAGCTTCGGGCTCAGGTCTTCGGGGCGCTGCAGTGCACGAAAATGGACAAGAAGCGCGTCACGGtgtgcgcgagagagagaggaagacaaAGGAGCAAGCAGCGACGAGGATGGCTCAccgagctcgtcggtgcgacgcgaaaacggcggcggcaggcgtgcggctccggcgaagaaTTCCGGCAGCGTGGGCGTGTGTGAGCGGGGGCTagcagaggggaagaagagaggggagcTCAGGCTTTTAAAGGACGCGGGCGGCTCGTTCTGGGAAGGCCGAAATCGCCGGATtcaggagattgcggcggcgcaGTGTCCGACGCGGACTCGGCGGGAGGCTTTcctaacgaggaagaagcagctgacaggtgggccccacatgtcagtggctgcgggcgcgcgcgcggactgGCCCGGTCGGTTCGGCTCAGGCGCGGTCTGGACTGGgacggttcggcccaaaacggccgggccggtccggttttctccttttttttttcttttagcctttttctttttctgtttttcttatttctttgatatcttttgattttgaactccaaattggtccaaataaattccagaaaatttgtaaaatcatgttttatcatgatacaacttctgggagtaatttcccctcaaaataaaatatataaagatACATTTGctctataaatgcctttagggctatataactatttaaataaaatagtttttcaactccaaataattatccaaaaattataaaatagcttatttatgcaataaaccccttttataaataaaccctattggtttgaagatccaaagctcaaatgggtgtaaaccctagggtttaaattgaaataaaatcttttaaaagccttttgagattcaaatttgaattcaaatatgcaattgtggcatgatgctcatggatgcaatgcatatgtaaaggtttgaaattttgggatcttACATAAAAAGAGAAGATGAAGTCTATGGTGCAGGCCGATGGGTCGTCCTCAAAGGCAGAAGCTCTGCAGATTCGTGGTAGGACCGAGCAGAGGAATAACAACTACGGCAACCGAGATAAGAGCCGGGACGGAAAGGCTTGTTCAAAGTCCCGAGGAAAAGATAAGTTCTGCAggtattgtaagaaaaataatcatgttattgaggattgttataaactgcagaacaaggaaaaaaggaacGTTACCTACAAACCGAAAGACAAGTCCAATGGTAATGGTAAGGCCGCTGTCGTTTCTACCGACAGCTCTAAGGGTGAATGCCTCgttgttcttgctgcttgtacttcccgtgatgatgaatggattcttgatacaacatgttcctttcatatttgttgtaacaaggattcgttcagttcttatgagtctgtgcagactggagattttgtgcgtgtgggcaatgacaatccttgtcatattgttggcgTTTGGTCCGTTTAGATCAAGacccatgatggcatgacacgcacgttgaaagaggtgaagcacataccaagcatggcaagaaatttgatctcaCTTAGTACGATGGATTGTGACGGGTACAAGTACGCCGTATGGCGTAGACTTTTGAAGGTATCTAGAGGTTCTCTCATTCACAAAATAGGTGATATGAATTAtgccaaattatatgttcttagaggtagtactttgcctggttttgctgctgccaCCTAATGATTGTTATGATTGTGCAAAAACGAATCTGTGGCGTATGCATCTTGGGCATATGAGTAAACATGGGATGGCAGAGTTGGTCAAGAGAGAGCTGATCGATGGCTGCAGCTTGAGTAAGCTTGAGTTTTGTGAGCACTGCGTTTATGGTAAACACAAAAGGGTTAAGTTCATTTCTGCCATTCGTACCACCAAAGGCATattagattatgtgcatgctgatgtttgAGGACCCTCCCGTAAGAGTTCTATTGGTGGTGCTAATTACATGCTTaccattattgatgattactcaagaaaagtttggccttatttcctgaaacacaagtctgatgtttttggtgcttttaagaagtggaaagctatggtagaaaagcaaactgaaagGAAGGTAAATTTTTTGCGTACTGATAATGGTGGTGAATTTGTTTCTGATGAGTTTGACGAGTTTTGCAGCAACGATCGTGTTGTTAGGCACTACAAGGTTGCCCGTACTCCACAGCAAAATGGCGTAGCTGAGCGCATGAACATAACCATCATATCGAGGGCCCGTTGCATGCTGTCCAATGCAGGTTTGAGCAGGCGTTTTTGGGCTGAGGCAGCTTGCACCGCATGCTACCTCATAAACAGGTCACCTTCTATTccacttgacaagaaaactcCCATTGAGATATGGTCTGGTAAACCTGCTGATTATTCATAGTTGAGGGTTTTCAGTTGCACCGCTTATGCTCATGTTGATAATGGAAAGCTAGAGTCTAGAGCTGTTAAGTGCATATTTATTGGCTATGGTCCTGGAGTTAAAGCTTTTAGGTTGTGGAATCCTAAAGCTAAAAAGATTTTGCTAAGCAGGAATGTTGTCTTTGATGAAAAagttatgtatcatgatacTTTGTCCACTGATGCCTCTCgcattgaagaggagagacttagagtgcaggtggagcacgttgatgaaattgttgacaacgatgatgctcaggttgatcatggtaatgatgatgggaacaatgatgataagaatgatgatattgttccaccctcaccacctgttttgcagcaacccACACGGTCTATTGCAGCTGACCGTTCGAAGAGAAATAAAGGTCCTTACCCACTTTTAATTGAAGAGTGTGGtcttgtttattatgctttgattgtgcagaacaggtggagcatgatagtgaacCGGCCACATATAGTGAAGCAGTTGTTTCCGGCGACCGTGTTAAGTGGTTGTCTGCCATGcaagaggagatgcaatctCTTGAGAAAGAATGGCACATGTGATGTTGTGCCCTCGCCTAAACAAAAGAAGCCATTCACTACAAGTGGATCTTCAAGAGAAAGGAGGGTTTATATGCTTGCAAAGAATATGTTTCCCGAGAAAGGTTTATATGCTGAGCTTTGTCAAGAGGTTTCTTGCATTAACCTGTTTTGTGACAGTCAAAGTGCTTTTTACCTTATTAAGGAtcagcacattgatgtcaaaTAACATTTTGTTCGCGACGTTGTTGCACATGATCAGCACTCATGATAATCCAGTTGATATGATGACAAAACATGTTCCTATAGCTCAATCTTAGTTGGTATAACTGTTTAGCGGCGTCATATCATGTGAATCCGTCATCTTCTTGTACCCCTGCATCCATTCGTTTACAGCCTTCTGATCGAAATCGTGCAACTTAAACGCTTCACCGGACAATTTGCAAGAAGACGCCCGCTCTCTGGCCCAACAGTGCGTGCaaattttcagaaaacccCAGCCACAGTATATCTCCCAATTCCTGATTCCCCACGGCACACCACGGCGGCACCACGGCCAGGGACGGCGAGTCTGCTTGGGCAGAGACGGGGAGAACTTGCTTGCCCTTCCCCCTCCTGACTTCAGGATGCAAGTGGAGTATGCATCCTGCGACGGAGTCTGCGCTGGAGACCTGGCCTAGGCAATCCGGCGACGGCAAGCTGCGACGGTAGGCGGCCATCTCGTCTCGGCAACATCAGCTAGATGAAGATAACTGTAGGCGGTGGCCACCATCCCGTGATGGCAGTTGCCAGCATTCAATCGAGACCCGATTAGGCGGCCACCACATCCTGACACTTCTTTCTAGAGATCTTCCTCTTGTGTATTGTTTCGGATGTGACCGAAAATGTGCTGGCGAGTCAAAATTTCTGAAGAAATTGAATATCGTTGAGGCTAATAATATTAGGTGTTTCTTGGTGATACATGCTGCAATTTGGTTTACAAGGCTGGTGTGTCGTTTGCTTTGATCAACAATACAGGAAGGTGATCATAGCATCAGATTGTCTGAACGTGGTCAGGTCATCAGCATGGCTGGACAAATCTCTTGGAAGATCATTATCCAAGACATCAAGTCAATTGCAGCTAGCTTTGagtgtagattttttttgtctattCCTTTTGTCTTTGTTAAAGGATGGTGTCAGTTAGATCAGCTAACCAGGTTGCGGGATATGATTCATGTATCAGGCCTTGTTGTGAACCTGAGTTCCTGATGTAACAAATAGTTCAATGAATGAAAAGCTGGCTATTttctttacacttataaagaccggagttggtggtcgtcaattcaCCCAAGACTGCTCTGTAGCTTGTTAGATGTGATCGTCACTTGACTGCCACCCATTTCAATGTGGTAAATTATGTCATGATCTTTTGATGGTTTGATGCAGTACTTTTGGGATAATTATTtcttaaataaatatttttgagAATTCTTATTTAGCATAAAATTAGAAAACACGATCACATGAATATTTAAAGTAACTCATACATGTATTATATATTTTAATTCCGTAGCAAAGCACGTGCATTTAGCtagtcaaaaaaagaagaagaagaagaattatgATGCTCTGCTGCTAATATTTTGCACATGATACACACTAGTAGCAGCTAACAGCCCAAATAACTGATAAATCAATGAGCTGCAATAGAATAAAAGGATGAGCTTACAGGCTGACAAAAATACTTTCTAGTACACACATTTGCCTCAGGCGGCAGCTGTTGTTCCTTGGTAAAAAATTTATCCCAGGTGCCAATTGCTACTTGCAATATATATTAGGATTGAATGAGTCAGGCTATGGTATCAGGTTTATGTGAACTCAAAAAAGGATGATGAGTCGTTTATTCCATTCCAGATGCATGAATTAGCAGAGAATAACATGAAACAAATGTGACAAAAACACAAGTTCTCATCGATTACAAAAATTCAGTAGATAATGTTTTTGCTATTATCCCTAAAAATGAAGTTGGTACTAATAACTTATAGGGTGTATAAATTCATGAGTTTAGGATAACTCAAGGCCATCATAAAACACCATTCGTCTGCATGAGTTTTGGACAACTGAAGTCATTTTCGTAGTGTTATCGAACTCCATGTCTCCATGTGTCCAACCAACTGAACTCACGATCTCCAGGTGGAGAATTTTGGTAAAATAGAGAAGGGCAACGGTGATTGGTCTCTTGATGGCCCGATGGGAGAGCATACTCCACGTTGCACATCCTGAACTCAGGAGGGGGACGAGGGAAAACAGATTCTCTCAGTCTCCTTCCAAGCAGACTCGCCGTCCCTGGCCGTGGTGGCCGCCATGAGAAGATCGATCTCAGTGTCTGCCGTCTGATACGAGAGGCTTTGGTTGCCGTAGGGAATCAGGAATTGGGAGAGATGCTGCGTCTGGGGGTTTCTGAAAAATTTGCACGCACAGTTGGGCTAGAGGGCGGGCGTCTTTTTGCAAATTATCTTGTGAAACGTTGGAGTCGGACGATTTCGATCGGGAGGTTGTAAACGAACGGATGCAGGGATGCAAGGAGACGACGGATTCACAGGATATGGTGCCCTGTTTAGCTCCTAGTGTTTTTTGGTGCCGAAAGTGTTTTCTTTATTGATTCaggagttgttgttgttcatgcAATAAGGAGGAATTTCCTATAAGGAGGAATTTGTCTCAAGGTGGATTTTGTTAGATTGTGATCCAAATTTCAGGGGCCcgaagttccggcccaacttctGGCCATTCCAAGTgtcggaagttccggcccaacttccggccgaacctccggTCGCTCTCTGTTACTTCTCGAGAAAATACCCAACttgctgcggaacttccggatattcaagaattaCCGGAACTTTCGGTGTGTCCGTTACGGATCTGACTTGCCCTAatgctcctgctatatatatcccttgtaagccgccgttttgggatgaattgagttcgtgaaatctctcaggcgttgtaaacactcccatatagtgaagtttcgctggctggcgcccgtggtttttttctctcgttgtttgagagtgTTTTCCACattaaatccgtgtgtccttgtgttgtgatttcttcttcgttcttcgttcttgcttgtcgcgttcataatATAATCTACGTGAGACCCGCTCTTCTGGCTTCTAATCCCCGACCATTTAGGTTCCTCGTAGCTCCTTGTCCGGGTAGACATGTTCCCGCGGCCGCCCGCAAGCTATTGTTCGTCTGCGACCCCATCCGCGACAACCCCTCTCTCTCCGCGGTCCCGACGAACATGTCCGTGGACTAACGCATTCCAGGAGAAGGCACTGGTCCGGGGCAAACCGTCGGGCCAGAGTAGGGCATCATCGGCAGCGCCGACAATGAGGTAGTGCTCAACGAGCCTGGCCAGGAGAAACTCGTTGGAGTCAAGGCCGTAGACGCGGAGGTTGGCATGGATCCGGCGAGCGTGCGCTAGGGAGTGGCAGGCGGAGAGGAGAGCGACGAATGCGGAGGGGCTCGCGGGGACGCCACGGTGGGATAGGTGgtcgaggagggagagggcgtGCGCGTTCTTGGTGTCCGGCCGGAGCTCCGCCTGGCTCGTGCGGGGAGCGGCTGCGGCCGCGGTGTCGGCGTCGACGAGGGCGCGGGAAGGGGATCTCACGGGTTTGAGAGGCTTGAAAGGTTTGGAATGGAGAAGGGGGCTAGAGCGTAGAAAATGAGGGTGGTTCAGGACggcgagagaggaggaggtcgaggccACGGCCACGCCCATGGCGAGTGTCGGGTTTTGGAGGGAAGAAAGGAACCGTGGATTGGATAGACAGGTGGACGACTTGTCCACGTTGGCGCCACGGTGGCACCAACAGGTGGACCCCCGTGTCAGTTTTACCGTCAAAACGAACTCAACTGGGAAATCACTGCGTGGGAGTACCTCCGGCCCGAAAAACGGTGgtgatttgaatttttttcaaaaaaagtgGTTTTTCTAGATAAGCGCCTCAAATGTGGTGGTCTTGcgtaattttttcttttattattatatGTAGTAGTTTTAATATCATCAGTACTAATTTCATCTATATATGTAAGCATTttcatctactccctccgatcctaaattattgtcgaaatattacatgtatctagatgatttttaagaatagatatttccatatttggacagatttgaatcaagaatttaggatcagagagggagtattatatatGAAATGGCTATCGTTTGTATGTCCCTTTTTGTGTGTGCGTGCTTGCGTGGGTGTGCGTGTGAAATGGGTCGTCCCGCTGGATGAAATGCCCGACCCAAACGGAAAAGACCGGATTATACCTTTTTTCTATTCGGCCCACGACCCAAACAGACCAAAATGACCGAAAAAAACGATCCGTTTGGGTCGCGCCGTTGGAGTTGCCCTTAGATATTGCTGTGAGAGAACATAGTAGCTGGATGGAACGGTATTGCGGAAACGGGACCGTGCGACTGGGTCTATCGCGTCAACGGAACTGTGCACTGAGAAAGGGATGTCGTGGAAGCGTGAGAAGCCAAGAAAATCCTTGGGAGGCTGCTACTTAGATATACTTCCTCCTTTCCTAAATAATAGATATAcctcctccgttcctaaatatttgtcgctgttttagtacaaatttgcgCTACTTCCTCCTTTCCTAAATagatatacttcctccgtttctaaatacttgtcgctgttttagtacaaatttgcactaaaacagcaacaagtgtttagaaacggagggagcagatAGATTAGCAGAAGTCCCTTAACTTAGATTCCACGTTCACCATAAAAAGTTTACCAGCCACATACTAGCGATTTGCACCTAATAAATTTCGAGAAACCATTAAAAAATGGTGTATAGAGAGTTCACATTGATTGCCAACAAAAATTACATAAATCACTTACATAAATCACACGGATCAGTTCACATTGATTGCCCATCGGCTCAAAAATTACATACATCTTCTAAAAAGTTCTTATTACAAACACAAACATGCCCAAAACAATTGGGCTGATTTTGAACTAGCCAACAACAAAGAGCTTCTGCCTCTCGGCAGCAACACAAGCACCCAACACCTGACATAACGAGATTTCAAAGTAGAAAAGCCTTACTGCAGCTGTCATGACAGTTTCAGTTCCTGTATTCATCTGGCCGGTTATGCTGGTAGTCACCTTCCTCATATGCCTCGCCTTCCTCAGGGACTTCAGGTTCTGCATCGTTAGGCTGTCCCAGATAATTGTTTGCCATCTTACTGTGCGAATTATCACGCTTTGAGCGCTCAGTCTCATGCCCATGTCCTTGGCTATAACCATACTGCTCATGGCTTCTGTGCTGGTTATAGCTGGGGTCACCATTGCCATAATCAGCATCACTCTCCTGAAAGTGACCACGGTCATGTTCATGGCGTGCACGCTTGTAATCTCGGTCTCGGTCCCTGGCAGGGTCCTGCTCATGGCTCACATGCTCGTAATCTCTGTCACGATCCCTGCCCCTGCCATGAGAACGCTCACGTTTCCTGTCCCTATCCTGGTCTCGGTCCCGACCATGATCCTTGTGCCTATCTCTATCACGGCGGTCACGCCCGCGGTCTCTCTCCTGGTCCCGTTCTCGATCCCTGTCCCGAGTCCTCTCACGATCTCTATGGTGGTGCTTCTCTTCCCTTGGATCACGATCACGAGTCCTGTCATGGGAGCGTTCACGGGTTCTCTCATCACGATCTCTTTCCCGCACTCTTTCACGCGATTTCTCACGATCCCTGCAGCAGAAGCATTATGGTGTCAAAGAATAACAAGCATCAAAGTAAGATGATAAATTTAAGGATATTAAAGGCTTACCGATCTGCAGGACGATCATCCCTCCTAGGCTCTTCTGATCTAGGGCGCCCAGCAGCATTCTGCTGCTCTCTGATAACAAAAACATATTAGCACAAGGAACTAATAAGATAATCCAACATAGTAACAGCAGTAATACCCTAAAAATCCACATGTTATGGCACCACCATCTATACACGCAACAACGACCATGgttatatataaaaatactGCAGTATATCGAACATACCTAAAGTGCAATAATATCAAACTTCAACGTAAACCAAATGATGTCAAAGTCCCTCTAGATCAGTAAGACATAAAAGTATAACAGACAAATAGAGCAGAAGACAAATTAGAGCGAAAAATGctgcaacaaacaaacaaattcaGTAACATACAAGAAATTTGTCAATTAACTATACAAGTTCTTAACTCATTCTAAGAATAAACAATTCTTCAAGTTATcagaacaagaaaataaatataccTAGCAGAATGCTTCTGGGAGGCATCTTCACCACCAATCCTGCTTGATCCAAGTCCACCACCCAATCTCCTGGGACGCCAATTTGGAACAGTTCTACCACGTTCCACGTCAACCAGCACCCTCTTGTTGTCCACTTTTCGCCCATCAGCTTGCTTGTAAGCACCTAGTGACAACCAAAAAAGGGCCGCGAATTGGTCAGGCATCAGCAAAACGAACGAACATGCATTGGACATGCTGACCACAAACTTACTTTTCATGTCCCGAGTGTGCACATACTCTACGAATGCATATCCTCTAGGTTTATTTGTTACCTTGTCAGTTACAAGCCGAACCTGCAAAGCTCAAAGATAGTAATCAGGGATTTTTCAGAAATAAAGCTGCATTCGACTTAAATACTAGTGGTTATCATTACATACAGTAGTTTGGCTAAAAACATATTTTATGTTGCACGACAGGAAGGCATTAGCCTAACTAGCCGTGCTAACCTTGCATGTGTAGAGCTTCCACGTGAGGATTGAAATCCAGCACACATGAACACAGTTCGAGGCAAAGCGGAGTCTGGCAGATTGGCGTATTGTTGAAAAATATATTGCATACCCCCTTACCAGGGAACTTAAGGGAAAAAATATTGTATGGCAGAGACTAAATACTATACCAAATTGCCCTCTCCGACTTCCGTATAATTTGTTCAACCTTTGTGATCAAGACAAACAAAATAGCAAGAACAATTACATGAATCAAGGTGATATAGGGAGGATGGATGAGTATTCCTTACACGAAGGGAAATGGAAGAATCCTCAACTCTAGGAGTTGAGAGATGGCATTAgcaatatatttttctgatgTTTTCTCCATGAGAAGAAGAACTTGGCAGCATCACTAGTACCTTTAATAGCTCATGGAAAGTAACTATGAATACTACACTCACAAGCTGACCTAAAGTCTCGAAATGTGGAAATCTCCTGCAGATAAGCTGCCTTtataaaaacataaaaatcaTCTACGCTTACTTTTGACATTGTAACAACTCTTCACGCTTGTCTGCTCCAGCTAATCAATATAGGAGATTTGTCGGACAGGAAATAATAACCATAGAAGCCACCACTACCTTTGCTGCCTTTGGCAGAAGCAAATTGTTTGTTCTGTCCCTCGGTAATTCTGACATTATATAGAGACTGATACTAAGAAAGCTAGCATCAAACTTACCTGTTCATGCACATTTGTTTTACCAGAAAAATCTTCCAGTCTTCACATGTTCTACGAACTGTGCACAGATTAAGATGGCTTGCCAATGATTCAGTGTGAACACTAACTTAATTACCACAAAATCTGAACTCCATTTACCTACCCACGGAGTCATTAAGGTGTATCAACCTCCCTAGTGGACATCTAATTCTCACATGATTTAAAGATGTGTTACATGGAGAAATGG includes:
- the LOC100822879 gene encoding U1 small nuclear ribonucleoprotein 70 kDa; amino-acid sequence: MGDYGNAMMRNQDAGVQSRTKAQSRANLLQLKLIGQSHPTGLTTNLLKLFEPRPPLEHKPPVEKRKLPAYTGMAQFVSRFAEPGDTEYAPPVPTCETRAEKKDRIRQLKLEQGAAKVAEELQKYDPQNDPNVTGDPYKTLFVARLNYETSEQKVKRDFEAYGPIKRVRLVTDKVTNKPRGYAFVEYVHTRDMKSAYKQADGRKVDNKRVLVDVERGRTVPNWRPRRLGGGLGSSRIGGEDASQKHSAREQQNAAGRPRSEEPRRDDRPADRDREKSRERVRERDRDERTRERSHDRTRDRDPREEKHHHRDRERTRDRDRERDQERDRGRDRRDRDRHKDHGRDRDQDRDRKRERSHGRGRDRDRDYEHVSHEQDPARDRDRDYKRARHEHDRGHFQESDADYGNGDPSYNQHRSHEQYGYSQGHGHETERSKRDNSHSKMANNYLGQPNDAEPEVPEEGEAYEEGDYQHNRPDEYRN